A window of Longimicrobiales bacterium contains these coding sequences:
- a CDS encoding RidA family protein, with protein MNRAVSPSGIAPPVANYVHAVVSESPSRLLHTSGVVPVGADGSVPDDIEEQAAMVWANLQAILADAEMAVDDIVSVTTYAVAGEDLRPVMAARDTALGDHRAASTLVTVPELAQPTWRIE; from the coding sequence ATGAATCGCGCGGTGTCCCCCTCGGGGATCGCTCCCCCGGTCGCGAACTACGTTCACGCTGTTGTCAGTGAGAGCCCGTCGAGGCTGCTCCACACCTCCGGCGTCGTCCCTGTTGGTGCAGACGGAAGCGTGCCGGACGACATCGAAGAGCAAGCCGCCATGGTGTGGGCGAATCTCCAGGCAATCCTGGCCGATGCCGAAATGGCCGTCGATGACATCGTCTCGGTCACGACCTACGCCGTCGCCGGGGAGGACCTGCGCCCGGTCATGGCCGCTCGCGACACCGCACTCGGCGATCACCGCGCCGCTTCCACGCTCGTCACCGTGCCCGAGCTGGCTCAGCCGACGTGGCGTATAGAG